tgctttccttcTAGCTAAGCTCTATATAAACCaaattacttccttttaaaaaccactgcaggaaaaaattacaattcAAAGAttcttgcaaatgtttttcttttaagaacatTAATGCTGGAATCAATACTGCAAATAAGTggtaaaagtaaaaattatccAAAAGAACATACCACAGGGAAGCTTCAGCAAATATCTGACGTAATCTTGATTCAGACTCCCCATAAAacctaaaataattaaaatacttcaataaaaatcatattttggTCTTTTCCAGGCAACTTGGAAAACTCCTGCTCATGTGTTCCAAAAAGCCATAGCACACCCTTTCAAAGTCCCCAAGTACCTGCAAATCTTATTTCCACTAGGACAAGAAATTAAGGTAAAATGGGGCACAGGCAAAGATATAACCATCTTGTAACTAGAATAaagcttctcttttctgttaGAAACACTTTTacctatatttttaaaacaaacaaacaaacaaacaaaaaatccctgGAGACATTACTCGGTGCAGTGCCACCTTCATTTCAATTATGCCCTAACAAGCCACGCTTCTTGTTGCAGAACTAGCAAACATGCAATTGCAGATGCAGTTTTAAGCCCCTCTTTAATTTAGTTCTTGCCTTACACAAATTTCTTGGCCAAATCCAATAAACCTCTCTTACTACAAGAGGAAACATATGCCCTACTGGAGACAACCCTTTCCCATTAGTTTTTTACTTTCTTGGGCAGATAGCCCATAGTCAATTCTACATTTATCCACAAACAGACAGATACCAGGACACACTTTGAGTTGATATATTTATCaaatcaatgaaaataaatcgGGTGGACTTACTTGCTGATTATTTCAGGACCATTAATAACTGTAACATGAGCACCAACCTCATTTGCAATGGCTTTGGCAATCATAGTCTTCCCAGTACCTGGAGGGCCATACAGGAGCACTCCTCTAGGAGGAGGGATTCCTTTCaacaaacacatgcacacaaacagagaaggaagttATTTGTGATAAATCCTGGTCTGAACAACCTGCACTTGCACATTTCACTGTCCTGGTTATTACCAGTTATAACTGAACAACCTGCACTTGCACATTTCACTGTCCTGGTTATTACCAGTTATAACTTGACCTCAGCATTAACTTCTTTAACAGACATATCATTTTGACAGAATTGTAGGCTTTCAGTAGGAAGAGCACTCTTATACAGAGCATAGatctgtattttttacttttaaggtCTAGATGCTTCTGATTAAAAAGCAACTATTTCAATCATTATGTTTTTCAGTAGTTCAACATTATAATTCCCTGTATGCATTGTGGtgtctgtttggggtttttttccaaaaaaattaTTGAACTAAGTACCTAACATCCATGAATGTGCTTTAGTAAGTTATTAATGATTCTTAGTGTCATTATTACAAATTTCCAATGTCAGAAACCCACTTCTCTTCAACACTCAAAGAAACCTCAGACAGAAACGTTCAGGCACAGAACATAAGGGCCACCTGAAGAACAAGCACGACCGTGTACAGTTAAAACTGGAAACTATAGGTAACTGCATGAAGTAATACTATGATACCAGGCAGAGCCCCCCAAAAAAGTTGCAGACCAGCAAAGCCAAACTGAATGGGCACAAAGCcaaaaacagaagatgaaaaattagaaagcaaaaagaagaaaagtttgaCAAAGGACTGACTCTGTCACTAAAGGCATTGCTGAAACCCAACCAAAGAAGAAACATCAGTTGGGTACTGCAATACCAGACAGGGAACAATGCTTGAAGGGCAGGTCACATCCCAGTGGTGATGGAGAATAGTAGAGCTGGCATAGACAGAAAGCccaaatacaagaaataaattgTCTGCTAACTGACACAGGATAGAAATAGTGTCTTTAAGGAGAGTTACTTTACAACAGTCCATTAAGGCATGTGCTGCTCCCTCATGCGGTGTTTCTGGTACTGGCAAGAAATGGAGCTGCTGAACAAAAGGTCTCAGCTCAGCTGACAGCCTTGCTCCCCGTGAGCAAGCAAGGTCTCTCAACGTTTTGATGGTTATGAAAGGTTTGCAACTAATGAGGAAACATCATCATCTCTCATGTAATTATTAGAGAATCTGATCAAGCACTTCGGGGACTAAGTACGAAGAACACTGATGCTGAAGCAAACTTTCTGCTAACACAAAATCATGTGGTGATGCTGAGGTTGGAGGTCAATGAATTGAGCTGGACCACATCTGGATGAAGATGCCTCACACCATCCCATTGACACCTGCCCATCACACCCAAGCAATGCACACCAAAAGAGCCACCTGTGCCTTTCGGGAATTTTCCCAGTGATAACTGAAATCACGTCCTCTCTAAGCCTATGTGTGGGAAGAGATaagggagagaaataaaaagcttcaaaGACATCatattgaagaaatatttataggTAAAAGCCCTGTCTCACAGTGATCCACACCTAAATAAGCACAATGAGCAGACACGTCTACTTCATACATATCCATTTGTGATAAATACACAGTACAGAGTTTTATCTTTGccacaaaaatccccaaagttTCTATGTATCTTAGGTATGACTTTATATATGGCAACAGTAATCATATTAGTTTTTCCACCCTGTCATTCCCTACTAAACACACTGACTAGTGAGTAAACAGCCTCAAAAACTTCCCTAAAATTTTGCAGGAACCCTACAACACACAGGGATAAAAACAGCAGATGACTTAATGTGACTGAGTTTTTACCAACTTAAAAAGATATAATTAATTGACTCTACCAGAACAAATTGAAATCTTATGATGACACAAACATCTGCACCTTTTAGATGCACAAGTACAGAAGTCTTTCCTATTTGCTGTAAATCCTGCTGATGCAtgcctgaatttttttttttttacagacaCGTATTTCTTCCCTACtcaattatttttcaagagCTAATCATAACATCTTCATAGTATCCATACAGTAAGAATTATGACACAGCTTGACATTGTTTGAACACACATGTATACCAGACCAGCACTAAATAAAATTCAGTGCACATTCCTGGAATagcttggttttaaaaaaaatgaaataaggtAAAAGTCatgttaaagaagaaaaactaataTCAAATGAAGAAAGCCAACTCTTAGGCATCATACCGTAACTCTTGAACAGTTCAGCTTGCTTCAAGGGCAGTTCAACTGTTTCTCTAATAGTTCTGAGCTGGCTGCTTAGACCTCCTATCATATCATAGGTGACTTGAGATTCACAATCACCATCATCTGTTGCACTGGACCTTGTTtcaataaaattgattttagttcttgaagaaatgaaataaaaagtgtcTGTATTGCTTATTGCTCCAGTTTTGCCAGTTAGTGGGAGACCCTCACTGCCTCCTTTCCCAGGCAACTCCAAATCATCACTGAGGTCTGCGCCATCTCCCTTGCTCCAGGTTTTCTCTCCATGACCATCACCTTGACCACTGGCCGTCACAGCAGAACTGGGTGTAAGTGGTGAACTTGGATGCATCAGTTTGCTTGGTGTGCTCATAGATGCAACCTCTGGACTATCATCAATGTCCATCTTGCCGAGTTGGAAGGACAAATCTAACGTACTTGTGTCCAAATCAGATCTTTCAACATCTAGCTCATGCACATCACTGGAAATGGCGCTGCTCTGGGCAGATAGCTCTGCACCATCAGTTCCTTTCACTTTCATCACCACGATGTTACAAAGTCTGCCATAGAAGGCGAAAGACAAGAGGTTTCCTGGTAAAACAATTTTCCCATCTATGGGaagatttgaaaaagaaaaaaaaaaaaaaaaagacaacatttcAATCTACTTTGGCAGCAATAACATTCAGACATTCTTGTATCGGAACAATTCTTTCTAAGGAAGCCTAGGGAGCGCTCTAAATAAACATAACAAAAGACAGGTAATTTCCAGGTAATTTCAGGTAATTTCAAAGATCCTTTTATACACAAGCAGACTACTGGGTAAACATTCATCAGTATCATATGTATTCTGTCATACTAAACATCATTACTTTGAGCCTTTCAAATTTCACATGCTATAGGAAGGGAGATTACAGAATTAGTAAGGAGTAGAAATTTTGTATCTGCTGCATGCCTTACAGGTTCACAACAGTTCATGGTTAGACAGCTTTCTTTGAGAGTCGTGGCCTAACAAAAAGGCAAGGTTTTAGCCTTTGCATTAACAGAGGAAGATTAGGCAATGTGATCTGAACACACCCTACAggcacaaaaaaaaccaaaggcaTAAATGTAAACAAGATTTAGTATTTCCAAACTCATGAATTTGGAATGCACATTGTTTCCTGCTTCTTAGCGTAGCAATAGTGTTATTAATTCCTAAATCAGAATATTCCCTTTGAGTAGAACAACTTTTAGTGAGTGCTTTGAGTGAGTGATAGTGAGTGCTATCTTCCATAGCTTAACTGGCTTTTTTTGCCTTACTTATAATTATGTACCACCCAATAAAGAGCAATTTTCCTCATTTACCaccaacataaaaaaaaataaattaattcagagTATGGGATTTCATGTTAATATTGATCCCTTATCTTGTTTTTAAGGCATAGTATTGCAGTCTTTTCTTCACACTGCAAGTAAAGTCCGAAGAGCATCACAATATCAGCCAGAAGGCCAGCAATGACTGCTAGAAAGCCGTAACCTGAACCAGCAGTATGTATAATgatcagaagaaacagaatcaCAATTAATGCAAATTACATATTTACAGCATGGCAAAATTATTTAGCCCAAAGAAGACAAATCCCTAAAAGCAGCATGAGCAGGCTAACATCCTCTATTTTGCTATAAGCTCTCAATTGAGAACATTAGAGgaaactgtttgcttttctatcCGAAACTTGTGGATCTactataaaaattaaacagtCAGAAGAGAAGCAACAAAACTTGTACCTAGATTTCTCAgtagacagacagacatttcCTCGGCATTAATGGTGGCATCTTTGTCCCTGTggtaggaagggaaaaaaaaaaaagaaaagtatttttccaagCAGTAActacttcaaaaccaaaaaagagtCCACACCACTAAGGCACCAGGATAATAAATATCACCTATTTTATAGGATATGATTTAACcccacaaacagaaaagatggaTGAGCGCTTGCCAGTCTTCATATCAATCATATCATCTTAACTCTGAATATTAGACACATAGCAACAAAAGAAGCATGTATACTGAATTGTGGGTTAGTTTTTCTATACATAATGCTGTAATAGGCAATATCATAACTTATATTTACcattttttaagattaaaaatatgaaatgcacACTTCTCATCTCACCAGGCAAAACAGGCATTGCTACatttactgaattaaaaaatattacagctAAACTGAGTCTCTTCCAACCctgcaaacacacatacacGTCTTTTACTCATGAAACGAGCACCTTCAGCACTTGCAAAACCATGCACCCCTTAAGCACTGCACATCCACTATCAAAACAGTAGAAGTTCTCTCCATGACACATTTTCTAATCTTTTATTTAACCAAGTTTAAGCGACTCGACAGATAAGCCTTAAGCCTCACCAGCCCTGGCCAGGCCTATAGCATTTTCTCGACTGGGATTTAACACACAACTGAACAAATGTGCTCTTAGCCCAAAGCAAGTGAAAGGTAAAAGGTGTCTTGTGAGAATGTCTTTCTCCgatgtttattaaaatattttatgtcacTAAGAGCACAGACATCATTATCTCTCCCCACTCCTCAGATACACTGCAAGGTATAAGACTGTGgcaattcagtattttttttttttcagtggtggcTTATCCATACAACCCTTTGCCTGTTTCATTTGCAGCTTTACGTTTCATTAAAGCCCATtaaactgggtttttttcagcagtttcttaaTTCCATAGGATTTAACCCCCTCAGCCAATCTGTACGAGCCTCACACATTAGCCTTTCTGATTTCACAACAAGATGTTTTGACCACATCCATTTTGCAGAGAACTGTCCACAACCTTTGTAAGCACTTACTGAGAAGTATTACAGCAAgagcacaacagcagcaacgCCAAGGCATTTAAGGCAGTTACAGCTGCTGCAAATAAAAGTATGATCAACGGGGGGCGCTCTAAACCTAGAAATAAGCCCCTATTTCTCAATTCTACtgataaaaaagtaatttaaggGAAAGAGGCGTATTATGCTAATTTAGACGAGTGTGCTCAAAATATCATAGCCCTTCCCGACAAGTAAACACACCCCGTTACGTTTCTGGGCCTGAGGTTGGggattgattttaaaaaaaaaaaaaaaaaagggaagaaaaagctaaatTATGTACGCAAGCAACCACCTAGAGGTATTAATTTGCAGAGAAGGAGCTACAACTGTAAAGGGTCTAGAAACCTAGGCAGTACTCAGATAATGggatttccatttcttttaataatttatattcttaCATGGTTGAACGGCACTAAGGTTTGTAATAAGTGAACAGGCTTAAAACAGACCGGTtacagttttgggttttttcctcctagaGTAATTCTAGAAAAAGTCATTTATATGACTTTTAATCTGGTGGTACATATGTATAACAACCCTCAGAGCCTGACTCTTGACTGGCCAAGAGAGAAACCTCTGACTGTGGAAcagtttccaaagaaaattataGTAATCAAATATTTCTGACGTTACGTCCAATTTCTCTGACCTCATCCTTAGCTTATATTTCAGTAAAAGTctcagctttgaagaaaaaatgcatattaaCATGGGGAAATATAAGTAGATTATgcataattatttaatttaatgtggggtttgctttttaatgaaatgactGTTTTCAAACACTTCTATAACCAAACAgtatgtaataataataaaactttcTATAGGATTAAATTAGCCATATCAAAAAGAtatcttttttgcattttctggtGAGGAAAGAGGCACAGAGGGCAAAGCAAGCTGATGCCATGAAGTCAGCATACAATGTGCAGCCAAATTAACCAGTAAAACTGTAATTAAAGTTAAGTTGGTTATATTCCTGACACAAAGCAAGACTGCCTCACCAGCACTTCTGAGAGTCAGTACactggaaaacagcatcttCCCTTTTAAATGGATGACAACAACACCATGTTTGAAAACAGAGGCTTGACGGGGAAGTGAAGTTAATTTATAGAAATTGAAGTGTTGGCACACTTTCAAAGTAACTGTAAAATAACTTTATCTAGGAATTAACTATGATCAGATTCTGCATCAACCCAAATGCTGACTCTGTGGAATGTTTTGAGAATGACAAATATAGGAAGTCATTCTGCAGATCGGGTAAAATGCTAATTTCTCAAAGCATTCACAATTTCAAGACAACTGTGATTTGTAccttttgctcctttttttggACTGAattccaattaaaaaagaaacacctcAGAATTTGCAATCctaaaaaatattccagtaaataaaagcagagcacaaagcCATACATATACAAAGGGCAAGTTTTTAAGGaaagtggttaaaaaaaaatcactcctgTGATCAACCTGTCAGCCAGTATTTCTCTTAACCACAAGAGGACTTTTCAACAAGAGCTTCTCAGATAGCAGCGTGCAGCATACTTCCTaatgacaacagcagcaacacaggcTCCTTCTAACCTGACATCAACTATACACAGAGAGATTATCCTCATCCTTTACAAGTGACTGACAAGTTCAATGAATCTGCCTTGATCGTGCAGTTATACACCCTTGCCTAATGCAAACGCAATGCAGGTAGCTTGACCTCTGCTTCAGGAGGTGCTGGGCTACCGTTACTATTCATTAATTTAACATAAAACAAAGAACCTCTTAAGACTAATGAGCTTAATGTCATTATGTTCCTCACAACAGCACCTCAGTTGAGATTTTGTACAACAGCTGAGCCACTCCACTGCTCACAGAGGAGGGAGCAGTTAGCAGCAGTAAGCCAACAGTTATTAAACTTTAATCTTAACCCTACAAACATCTGCACGTGTTTGATTTTGTGTGGGTACTAACACCAtcaaagcaagagagaaaaatagcaTCTTCTAGGAGGTGAGAGTCTGCAGTGCAAAGCAGACACCTCACTAGGTTATAACAAGTTCCATACCTCAACTTTACATTGACTTCCTCTGCCTGGATGACTGCACCAATTACAGGCTGCACAGTGACAGCATCACCCAGATTTACTTTCAGGTTCTTCTGTGTGGTTTCATTCAGCCCAACTTTCCCGCCTGGAAAGCCTGTGGTGGGCCAAGCAGTACAGACCTAGGATGAGATTCCAAGCAAACAACTGTCAGTTGagatggatttttcttcccacCATTTCCAGTCCTCCACTTAGGAGGAGCAATGTTTTATTACGAAAAACATCTGCTGAGGGGGAAGAAGGATTAGGTTAAAACCTGGTGCCACAGAGTAAGATATAAGTAGCACTGAGTTCTTAAGATATGATCCAAGACacttttcaagaaagaaaggGTTATGTTTTGCCTACAAAGGCAATAAAAAATTCCTCCAAGACCCTACACATTCTGCAGATGACCCAAAAGCATACACTATAAGAAATGCCTCAAAtcaatgaagaaagaaaagggctATACTCTTTCTTCGCAAATAaaacatgtgtgtgtgtatatatatatcatacAAAATATAATACACATATTCACACATGACATacatttctggggaaaaaatcagTACTGAGAATAAAGATGTAACTACAGTGTAGGAAACATGGATAAGCCCATTCACTATCTTTCTCAACGCATGCTCCATTTTGATCCCTGCTGAATACAAGAGAAACATGCTGAAAGCCCCAAAAAAGCACCTGTAGGAATAAGAAACAGTCTCACCTCCTGTCGTCCATCAGCAGAGGTAATCAAGACTGGACGACCTATGCATACGTTTGCAGACTTCATGCTGCTCAGTGACAGCTGCGCGAGGGCTCTTCGCAACATTTTTGGAACTTTATCATCTCCTaatattttcagggaaaaaaaaaaaagaaaaaacacaaacaaaaaacccaaacatcatTTTTTCCTACCTGTCAGATGAATTCAGCGTTTCTCTAGCTCCCCAATCAGTATAACTAACAAAACCCTTCCAAGCCCCCACGAAAGGCAGCACCCAGCCGTGAGGGGAGTGCAGGGACCCTCCTGCGGTGAACTGCACTATAAGGTGACAGTGTTTTCGAGAGATCTGAAAACACCCACAGCCCCGTGGATTGATAGATTTTCTATGCCGTTTTAGCTaacaagaaacaacaaaaaaaccccacaaacaaaaccaatcacACAGGGCTCGGCCGACCTTGCCCAAGAGACCCCCACTCTCCCACGGGGCCCGTTTCCGTGAGGGGACGGGGCAGCCCCTCGGACCCCGCCACCGGAGGCCGGGCTCGCTCTAGCAGCCATGTGCGCCCAGCTTTGCACGGACTCATTTTTAAACGAGCCGCCTTCAGCCCGCCGGGCCGAGCCAGGCGTCAGCCCATCCCCGTCGCCCGCACTCCCGTACCTGCCTCCACGGCGTCAGCGACACTCAGCGCCAGCGGCCCGCCCTCAGAAGCGCCAGGGTGGGCGGCCCGCGGGGAGCCACCGCCGCCACCGCTGTCCGGGACCGGCCGccctttgctcttccttctgGAAGACGCGGACATGCTGCCCCGCCGGCTACCGCCGAGCGCTTCCGGGAGCAGAGGCCGGCACCGCCCAAGGGGTGGACTCGTCACGCCCGGATCAGCCCCGCGCAGCGCCATGGTGAGGCCGTGGCGGGCGCTGCACAGGGCGCGGGGCTGGGCGGCCCTGGCGGGGCTGCAAGCGCGGCCGGACAGGTTCGGGGGGGTGAGCGTGGACTTGGCCGAACTGCGGCAGCCCCTGCGCCTGGAGCGGGCCACCTTCGGGCGATGGCTGCGGGGCAAGTGCCGGGCGGGGGCGCCGGGGACGCAgggcggggaggggggcagCGAGTCTTTCCATGGCCCCTCAGCCGTGCGCCCCTCAGCCCCGAGCGCCACCCTCAGACGCGCACAGCCGAGGCCGTGTGGTGAGGGGTGTCGGCAGAGGCAGCCGAAGGGAGGGGAGGTGCGTTTTCCCGTGCCTTACGGCAGATCCTAACATAAACCccattattttatgtattaacACCAAATTTTAGTACTTAAAATGCCAAGCTGGCAGCCTCTCCTCTCCACCTGTCGCCGCTGGCACGTTTCTCACACCGATGGTAGTTTGACCCGGTGATAAATGAGGTGAAAAAACACAAACTTTGATGCATTAATCCCATCGGATTAGGTTTACAACCTAATGTGCGGTAAGGTTTACAACCAGAAGGAGCAACGGCGAGGGGGGTCTCAGTGGCAGCGGTGGCCTTCACCCTCTTCACCTCGCTGTGTCTTGCAGGCGCGGTAGCCCAATGGCGGGAGGAAGGCCGCGTTGCTGTCTGGCTGCATGTCCCCATTCTCCAGAGTGGGTTTGTGGCAGCAGCCGCTTCACAAGGCTTTACTTTCCACCACGCTGAGCAGGGCTCGTCCACCTTGACGCTATGGCTGGGAGAAGGGCCCAGCAGGCTGCCAGGGTACGCCACTCACCAGCTGGGAGTTGCAGGTTAGTGACAAAAGTGATTGCACCCACGAAAAGCTTTATGAACAAGCCTCTAGGACCAGGTTCAGTAGGAAATCAGCTGCCTACTGCTCGGGTAAATTTACAAAGTGAAGCATGTCAttcatgaatcatagaatcatagaatggtttgagttgggaCCTTCaaatcatcttgttccaacGTCCTTGCCACAGGGAGGGACACCTTTCACAAGACCAGGCTCC
The window above is part of the Strigops habroptila isolate Jane chromosome 3, bStrHab1.2.pri, whole genome shotgun sequence genome. Proteins encoded here:
- the SPATA5 gene encoding ATPase family protein 2 homolog isoform X4 encodes the protein MSASSRRKSKGRPVPDSGGGGGSPRAAHPGASEGGPLALSVADAVEAGDDKVPKMLRRALAQLSLSSMKSANVCIGRPVLITSADGRQEVCTAWPTTGFPGGKVGLNETTQKNLKVNLGDAVTVQPVIGAVIQAEEVNVKLRDKDATINAEEMSVCLLRNLDGKIVLPGNLLSFAFYGRLCNIVVMKVKGTDGAELSAQSSAISSDVHELDVERSDLDTSTLDLSFQLGKMDIDDSPEVASMSTPSKLMHPSSPLTPSSAVTASGQGDGHGEKTWSKGDGADLSDDLELPGKGGSEGLPLTGKTGAISNTDTFYFISSRTKINFIETRSSATDDGDCESQVTYDMIGGLSSQLRTIRETVELPLKQAELFKSYGIPPPRGVLLYGPPGTGKTMIAKAIANEVGAHVTVINGPEIISKFYGESESRLRQIFAEASLCQPSIIFIDELDALCPKREGAQNEVEKRVVASLLTLMDGIDSEGSKGQCLVLGATNRPHALDAALRRPGRFDKEIEIGVPNAQDRLDILQKLLKKVPHSLTAAELAQLADSAHGYVGADLAALCKEAGLYALRRALGKRPNVLDNEVAGSVMIAFNDFLQGMNDVRPSAMREVAVDVPKVSWSDIGGLEDVKLKLKQAVEWPLKHPDSFIRMGIQPPKGVLLYGPPGCSKTMIAKALAHESGLNFLAVKGPELLNKYVGESERAVREIFRKARAVSPSVLFFDEIDALAVERGNSSGAGNVADRVLAQLLTEMDGIEQLKDVTILAATNRPDMIDKVAGLRNSNALQPYQRREKSRKPDSSVRYSGSSVKAVKVACDGLQIFGP
- the SPATA5 gene encoding ATPase family protein 2 homolog isoform X5, producing the protein MSASSRRKSKGRPVPDSGGGGGSPRAAHPGASEGGPLALSVADAVEAGDDKVPKMLRRALAQLSLSSMKSANVCIGRPVLITSADGRQEVCTAWPTTGFPGGKVGLNETTQKNLKVNLGDAVTVQPVIGAVIQAEEVNVKLRDKDATINAEEMSVCLLRNLDGKIVLPGNLLSFAFYGRLCNIVVMKVKGTDGAELSAQSSAISSDVHELDVERSDLDTSTLDLSFQLGKMDIDDSPEVASMSTPSKLMHPSSPLTPSSAVTASGQGDGHGEKTWSKGDGADLSDDLELPGKGGSEGLPLTGKTGAISNTDTFYFISSRTKINFIETRSSATDDGDCESQVTYDMIGGLSSQLRTIRETVELPLKQAELFKSYGIPPPRGVLLYGPPGTGKTMIAKAIANEVGAHVTVINGPEIISKFYGESESRLRQIFAEASLCQPSIIFIDELDALCPKREGAQNEVEKRVVASLLTLMDGIDSEGSKGQCLVLGATNRPHALDAALRRPGRFDKEIEIGVPNAQDRLDILQKLLKKVPHSLTAAELAQLADSAHGYVGADLAALCKEAGLYALRRALGKRPNVLDNEVAGSVMIAFNDFLQGMNDVRPSAMREVAVDVPKVSWSDIGGLEDVKLKLKQAVEWPLKHPDSFIRMGIQPPKGVLLYGPPGCSKTMIAKALAHESGLNFLAVKGPELLNKYVGESERAVREIFRKARAVSPSVLFFDEIDALAVERGNSSGAGNVADRVLAQLLTEMDGIEQLKDVTILAATNRPDMIDKKEVWQQKEFVL